In Gouania willdenowi chromosome 24, fGouWil2.1, whole genome shotgun sequence, a single window of DNA contains:
- the plcb4b gene encoding LOW QUALITY PROTEIN: 1-phosphatidylinositol 4,5-bisphosphate phosphodiesterase beta-4 (The sequence of the model RefSeq protein was modified relative to this genomic sequence to represent the inferred CDS: inserted 1 base in 1 codon): protein MTKSYEFNWQKHLPEFMQEGASFDRYDEDPYTFEPNCQTKVDEFGFFITWKSEGKEGQVLECSLINSIRVGAVPKDPKILSSFEAIGKTEADLEGCIICICSGTDMVNLNFMFMVAENPEIARKWIEGLRSVIHNFKANNVCPMTCLKKHWMRMCFLTNVNGKIPVRGITRTFASGKTEKGIFQALKDLGLPSGKNDEIEHSDFTFDIFYALTQKICPRTDIEELFKKINGNKTDYLTVDQLVSFLNENQRDPRLNEILFPFYDPKRAMQIIEKYERDDGLKKKGLMSSDGFCRYLMSDENAPVFLDRLELYQEMDQPLAHYFINSSHNTYLTGRQFGGKSSVEMYRQVLLAGCRCVELDCWDGKGEDQEPIITHGKAMCTDILFKDVIQAIKETAFVTSDYPVILSFENHCSKPQQYKMARYCEDAFGDLLLKQPLENFPIEAGRPLPSPNDLKRKILIKNKRLKPEVEQKQLDSFKKHMEAGETNTPAIIMGEENEDEAENGEKDGEDKDLNSEAPNSLSEAPSDKDSNSISQSNMVSSRKEEERNNSIKKVPDEEATEISEATEATDVTDISEASDPDNNKKGGDVPEDSEEALIAQYTYVGATTNIHPYLSAMINYAQPVKFQGFDVAEERNIHHNMSSFNESVGLGYLKTNAIEFVNYNKRQMSRIYPKGGRVDSSNYMPQIFWNAGCQMVSLNFQTPDLAMQLNQGKYEYNGSCGYLLKPDFMRRSDRTFDPFSETPVDGVIAATCSVQVFSGQFLSDKKIGTYVEVDMYGLPTDTIRKEFRTRMVMNNGLNPAYNEEPFVFRKVILPDLAVLRIAVYDDNNKLIGQRILPLDGLQAGYRHISLRNEGNNPLSLPTIFCQIILKTYVPDGFGAIVDALSDPKKFLTIAEKRADQMKALGIDTNDIADVPSGSSKNDKKGKGRGDTVKASVTPQANSDMAQTSNAAQNNTAETKKDTALVPNISIEELKQMKTYVKLIKKQQKELSALKKKHLKDQNMMQKAHGTQVDKMVSLHDKEKSSLEKLLEKAVKKRGENNCQDLKKETEDNXKHLATDHKTKVKDITAQHTKEWSELISSQQQREQDMKDSHVTQQCENLKKLLASVQEQQHCSSKEYNERQSKDIGPTKPRCPWRTVRLPDKSIKNKAERERRVRELNSSNTKKFMDERKRLAMKHQKELEQLEKNQREQVEKLEKFNEQLLKSHHENKQFQGQELQQMGEVGDGGGTANLHSGLKRLRLINKHLHVGTTPHTHTDTHTTHTQVQERLVIVKPPQTFKPFSSIVSDRCQTHSSILQRPLHSPLL, encoded by the exons AAATGGATCGAGGGTTTACGGTCAGTGATTCACAACTTCAAGGCCAACAACGTGTGCCCAATGACATGCCTGAAGAAACA TTGGATGAGAATGTGTTTCCTGACCAATGTAAATGGAAAGATTCCTGTAAGAGG CATCACACGAACATTTGCATCAGGGAAAACGGAAAAGGGAATTTTCCAGGCACTGAAGGATCTTGGCCTTCCTAGTGGAAAG AATGATGAGATCGAACATTCAGACTTCACCTTCGACATATTTTATGCCCTCACGCAGAAGATCTGCCCTCGGACCGACATCGAGGAGCTCTTCAAGAAAAT CAATGGGAACAAAACAGATTATTTAACCGTAGACCAGTTAGTCAGCTTTCTGAATGAA AACCAGCGTGACCCAAGGCTGAACGAGATCCTGTTCCCATTCTACGACCCTAAAAGGGCCATGCAGATCATCGAGAAATACGAGCGAGATGATGGACTGAAGAAGAAAG GCCTCATGTCCAGTGATGGCTTCTGCCGGTACCTGATGTCAGACGAAAACGCTCCCGTGTTCCTGGACCGACTGGAGCTCTACCAGGAGATGGACCAACCGCTGGCTCACTACTTCATCAACTCATCACACAACACATACCTGACAGGCCGGCAGTTTGGAGGAAAGTCCTCAGTGGAGATGTATCGCCAGGTCCTGCTCGCCGGATGCAG ATGTGTTGAGCTGGACTGTTGGGATGGGAAAGGAGAGGACCAGGAACCCATTATTACTCATGGAAAGGCCATGTGCACAGACATCCTGTTCAAG GATGTCATCCAAGCCATCAAAGAGACAGCATTTGTCACGTCAGACTACCCTGTTATTCTGTCCTTTGAAAATCATTGCAg TAAACCACAGCAGTATAAGATGGCCAGGTATTGTGAGGATGCCTTCGGCGACCTGCTTCTCAAACAACCCCTGGAGAATTTCCCG ATTGAAGCTGGACGCCCCTTACCCTCTCCCAATGACCTCAAACGGAAAATCCTCATCAAAAACAAACGCTTGAAACCAGAAGTTgaacaga AGCAGCTGGACTCCTTTAAGAAACACATGGAAGCAGGAGAAACGAACACCCCGGCCATCATCATGGGGGAGGAGAATGAAGACGAGGCAGAGAACG GAGAAAAAGATGGCGAGGATAAAGACTTGAACTCCGAGGCGCCCAACAGCTTGTCAGAAGCTCCCAGTGACAAAGACAGCAACAGTATTTCTCAGAGCAACATGGTCAGCTCGAGGAAAGAGGAGGAGCGTAACAACAGCATCAAAAAG GTACCCGATGAGGAAGCCACAGAGATTTCTGAAGCCACTGAAGCAACAGACGTCACTGACATTTCTGAAGCATCAGatccagacaacaacaaaaag GGAGGGGATGTGCCAGAGGACTCTGAAGAGGCTCTAATCGCTCAGTACACGTATGTCGGTGCCACCACTAACATACACCCGTACCTCTCCGCTATGATCAACTATGCACAGCCAGTCAAGTTCCAAGGCTTTGACGTGGCTGAGG agAGAAATATTCATCACAACATGTCATCGTTTAATGAGTCTGTGGGTCTGGGATATCTCAAAACCAATGCCATCGAGTTTGTCAA CTACAACAAGCGTCAGATGAGCCGTATCTACCCCAAAGGAGGCCGAGTGGACTCCAGCAATTACATGCCTCAGATCTTCTGGAACGCGGGCTGCCAGATGGTCTCGCTCAACTTCCAGACCCCAG ATCTGGCCATGCAGCTCAACCAGGGAAAGTATGAATATAACGGCTCCTGCGG GTACCTGCTGAAGCCTGACTTCATGCGGCGGTCTGACAGGACATTTGACCCCTTTTCTGAGACGCCCGTGGACGGCGTCATCGCCGCCACCTGCAGCGTGCAG gTTTTCTCGGGACAGTTTTTGTCGGACAAGAAAATCGGCACCTATGTGGAGGTGGACATGTACGGGCTGCCGACAGACACCATCCGGAAGGAGTTTCGCACACGCATGGTGATGAACAACGGACTGAACCCTGCATACAATGAGGAGCCTTTTGTTTTCCGAAAG GTAATCTTACCAGATCTGGCAGTGCTACGCATCGCAGTCTACGACGACAACAACAAGCTGATTGGCCAGCGCATCCTGCCTCTGGACGGCCTGCAGGCTGGTTACCGTCACATCTCTTTGAGAAATGAAGGCAACAACCCGCTGTCTTTACCCACCATCTTCTGCCAAATCATCCTCAAAACCTACGTACCCGACGGCTTTGGag CTATCGTGGACGCTCTGTCGGACCCAAAAAAGTTTCTGACCATTGCAGAGAAACGAGCGGACCAAATGAAAGCCCTTGGGATTGACACG AATGATATCGCTGACGTTCCCAGTGGAAGCTCAAAGAACGACAAGAAGGGAAAGGGCAGGGGTGACACCGTTAAAGCCAGTGTGACGCCACAGGCCAACTCTGACATGGCCCAGACCTCCAACGCcgcacaaaacaacacagcTGAAACCAAGAAGG ATACTGCACTTGTGCCTAACATCAGCATAGAAGAATTAAAACAGATGAAG ACCTACGTGAAGCTGATTAAAAAGCAACAGAAGGAGCTTAGCGCGTTGAAGAAGAAGCATCTAAAG GATCAGAACATGATGCAGAAAGCTCACGGCACTCAGGTGGATAAGATGGTGTCTCTGCACGACAAGGAGAAGTCGAGCCTGGAGAAACTGTTAGAGAAAGCCGTCAAGAAGCGAGG AGAAAACAACTGCCAGGATTTAAAGAAGGAGACGGAAGATA CCAAACACTTGGCAACCGATCATAAAACAAAG GTAAAGGACATCACGGCCCAGCACACTAAAGAGTGGTCGGAGCTGATCAGTAGTCAACAGCAGCGAGAGCAGGACATGAAGGACAGCCACGTTACACAGCAGTGTGAGAACCTCAAAAAGCTCCTGGCTTCTGTCCAGGAGCAGCAGCACTGCAGCTCAAAGGAATACAACGAACG GCAAAGCAAGGATATCGGGCCAACCAAGCCAAGATGTCCATGGAGAACAGTAAGGCTCCCAGACAAGAGCATCAAAAACAAGGCCGAGCGAGAGAG GAGAGTGAGGGAGTTAAACAGCAGCAACACCAAGAAGTTCATGGATGAGAGGAAGAGG CTGGCCATGAAACACCAGAAGGAGCTGGAGCAGCTGGAGAAAAACCAGAGAGAGCAGGTGGAGAAACTGGAGAAGTTCAACGAGCAG CTTTTGAAATCACACCATGAAAACAAACAGTTTCAAG GCCAAGAACTGCAACAGATGGGTGAAGTTGGAGATGGGGGTGGGACCGCAAACCTGCACAGTGGGTTGAAGCGACTGAGACTAATAAACAAACACTTGCACGTAGGcacaacaccacacacacacacagacacacacaccacacacacacaggtacaagAAAGACTCGTCATAGTAAAACCTCCACAGACGTTTAAGCCATTTTCCTCCATTGTTTCTGATCGCTGTCAGACACACAGCAGCATTCTGCAGCGTCCCCTCCATTCTCCACTGCTGTAG